DNA sequence from the Thermococcus gammatolerans EJ3 genome:
CCGGAGAGGTCACTGGGAAGGACATGAGCAAGTATGATGTTTTCATACAGGTCAGGGCGGACTCACCGATCATAGGCGGCCCCTCCGCCGGAGGAACTATGACCGTTGGAATAATAGCGGCACTTGAAGGCTGGAAGGTCAGGGACGACGTCATGATGACGGGAATGATAAACCCGGACGGCACGATAGGGCCCGTCGGTGGGATCCTCGAGAAGGCCGCGGCGGCCGCGTCCGTTGGGGCAAAGCTGTTCCTCATCCCAGAGGGCCAGAGGATACAGATGGTGCAGGAAAGCGAGGAGAAGAACATAGGGGGCATAATCCAGATCACGACGAGAACGAGGAAGGTCGATGTGGCCCAGTACGCCAAGGAACGCTGGGGTCTTGAGGTCAAGGAGGTAAGCGACATCTACGACGCCGTCTACTACTTCACGGGACACAGACTATCAAAGCCACAGGTACCCCCCAACATCAGGATAGACACTGCTTTCCTCATGGATGATGCCAAAAAGGACTATGCCAACACCACAGCTTACTACGATCTCGTTCTTGAGAAACTCAAGAAGAGCACCGTAGACTACGAAACCTACGTAACCCTGAAGGAGGCCCTTGACCAGGCGAAGGGCATACTGAACTCCTCGAAAGAGGCCCTAGACGAGGGAATGTACTACACCGCCCTGAGTAAAGACTTCCAGGCGAGGATCATCATCAGGCACGTCGATTGGTACATGAACGTCCAGAGCGTCCAGGACGTTGCCGAACTGCTAAACCGCGTTAACGCGTACATCAACGGGACGGAAAGATACGTCTCGGGAATGGAGATAAGGGGCATGACGATGCTCCAAGCGATAGCAGCGGCCGAGGAGAGGGTCGAGCAGGCCAAGGACATACTCCAGGACGCGTGGAAGAACTTCTACAACGGTGATTACTGGGACGCCGTTGGAAATGCCGCCTATGCCTACGAGAGAGCCGACACTGCTCGCTTCTGGGCGTCCCTTGGAGAGCGCTTCGCAAAGGGGGACGCTATCGAGAGGGATGAGCTGAAGGACACCGCCAGAAACTACATCGACGAGTCCAGCCTGATAGCGACCTACATAGAGTCCATGTACGGAGACGTCGTCGGCAGCTCTCTCAGCGACACGATCCAGAAGGCTGAGGAGTACTACGACGACGGAAAATACTCGGCGGCGATATTCACGGCTATGGAGGCCAGGGTTAGGGGCGAAGTGTTCCTCGACACCCTAGGCATAGACAACGTTACCGTGCTCAGGGACAAGCTGGAGCAGATGAAAGAGGCAGCCAAAACGGCCATAGGACTCGCCCAGATGAAGGGGATAACCCCACTCCTGGCGATGGCGTACTACGAGTTCGCTGAGAGCTACGAGAAGGGTAACGGTATAGACGACATCCAGAACGCAATGATATTCTATCAGTACGCGAGAGAAAGCGCAGGTGTCTTCCTGCTGAAGATAAACTCAAGTGAGGTAACGTGGACCAACCCTATGGGAAGTGAAACGGTGCCCTCGACCACGTCGAGCACGAAAGCAACCGGCACAAAAACCCCGAGCACAACATCGAGCACCGGCGTTGGAATAACCTCAGTCTGCGGGCCGGGAATAATAGCGCTCTTCGCGCTCCTACCCCTGCTCCGGAGGAGGGATTAAGGGGAGCTCCTCCACTCCCTCCTTTTGAGCAGTTGTATCTCCCAGTCGGCAAGGCTTGGGCAGATCGTGCATCCAAGGCGGTAGAATCCCTCGTAATAGAGGGGATGAAGCTCAAGACCCCTCTCCAGAACGAAGAGCTGAACCATGAACCCACTCCAGAATTTTATCGGCATAACCTCGAGAAACGTCCCGAACTCGGTCTTTCTCTCAACTACCGGCGGTTTGAGCCTTCTCCTTGCGCTCTCCCCATCCCTGTCCCCGAGTACGAGAACTGGATCCTCAAATTGAGAGGCGACGGAGTAGAGTGCCTCAACTTTCTTCCGCGTGCACCACCTGTTTGAGTGGGTGGGCATGCCGTACTTCTCGATTGGCATGGGAACGTCGACGCGGATCAGATCCACGCCGATTTTCCTGGCGGTTCTCTCAACGTATTCATCGGTCAGGGGCATCTCGTACTCCATCCTGACGTAGACTGCAGTCACATCCCCGAAGACCTCCCTGGCCAAGATCAACGCGGCAGTTGAGTCCTTGCCCCCGCTCCAAGGCACGAGAACGTCACCGCCCTCAAACTGGCGCAGGAACTCCTTAGAGGCTCCTGCAAAAGCCTCAATATAATCCCGGTTGAGTTCAATGAGGCGCCGAAGGGAAACGTTCTCCGAGTGGGGGATCCTCCAGAGAATTTCCGTCGGAAAACCGAGCTTCTTGCTGACTTCCGCAACAGCATAGGGGCCGGAGTAGTAGGTCTCCCTGTTCATAAGCTTCCTGAGAACGAGGGAGTTCTCACCGAGTTCAAGGCCGAGGAGTTCTCTCATGGCAGTTCTAAAGCCCTCACCAACAGCCAGGTATACATCGTAATCGGGGTGGAGCTCTATTCCCAATGGGTTCTGCGGGTCGAGCGCGTAGCCCTCTTCCCACCTGAAACCCAACCTAAAGCGGGCCTTGATCTCCTCGATATGAGAGTAAAGCTCATCAACGCGCATGTTCCTGACGCGCTTCGTTCGGAGGGATCTCGCGTAAAAGGGCTTTCCCGATTCCCTCAAAACAGGAAGGAGCTCCTCCATAAGATCCCTCTCCTTCTCACCGAGGAGGAGAAGGGGGATGTAAGGCCCTTCGAGGGCTCTCTCAAGGTTCTCAAGGACTTCTTCCTTGGTCCTTCCCCCACCGAGGCTCTCAACCTTCAAAAAACCGCCGTAGTTCCTCTCGTTTATGTACTGCAGGGCCTTCGCATCCTTTCTGGCTCGGGCTATGAGTGTGAACATGGTAGTAGTTAAAAGGGCGCAACTTAAAAAGTCTTCCAGCCGATGAGGAGAACTCCCTAACCTGAGCCATAATGAAACCGGCTTCACTGAGGCTTCCGCGCGACGATTAAACGGACGATTCCGCGGTAATAGCGCTCCTCACGCTCGATTTCAAAGTGCTTCGAGACCAGTTTATGAGTCTCCCTGAGAGGATCGTCATCGAGGAGCAACTTCAACGGCAACTTCAGGGGGAGGAGGAAGAGGTAATTCAGTAAAGCTGAATCGCTCTTCGTGTGCTCAAGGAAAATAGCCCTTCCACCGGGCTTCAGGACACGGAGGATTTCCCTCATTCCCCTCTCGGGATTTGGAACTGTGCAGAAAACGAAGGAGCTCAGAACGGTGTCAAAACTGCCGTCGGGAAAGGGAAGCTTCTCAACGTCGGCAACCTCAAAACAGGCGTTCAGGTTAAGCCTTCTGGCTTTTTCCAGGGCGATTTCAATGACCTCAGGAACGGCATCAACGGCGCAGAGCTCAACGTCCTTCGGGTAATAGCGCAACGTTTTCCCAACGCCAACGCCGACTTCCAGAGTTTTCCCCTCCACAAAGGAAACCGCCTTCTTCCTCAGCGGACAGAAGAACCTGTCGAGCGGTCTCTCAAGGATCTCGTAGTGCCGGGCAATGCGCGAGTACTTCTCCCTGAACGACATGGCCCAAATTGGGAAGAGCTTTTAAAAAGTTGAACCCAAAGCCGGGCGGTGAGAGCATGCCGTACCTCGTAATCGAGCACCTTGAGGAGATAAGCAACTGGGTCTGGCTTGAGTACAGGCACGCCAGCGAGTGGTGGAAGAATAAGCTGATTTTCACCAACGTCCTGCCCGAGGAGAGGGAAAAACTCGCAAAGCTCGGGAGCGTCATAGGCGAGAGCGTTACGCGGTTCCCTTTTGACCGCTCAAAAATCATAGTCCTCGACCTTCAGGCGGAGGAAGAGCTGAAGCCGGAAGACATCGATGATGACACGATAATAGTCGTCGGCGGAATCCTCGGCGACGCCGTTCCGAGGGGAAGAACGAAGGAGTTCATAACGTCGAAGATGAAGGGCGT
Encoded proteins:
- a CDS encoding class I SAM-dependent methyltransferase, with product MSFREKYSRIARHYEILERPLDRFFCPLRKKAVSFVEGKTLEVGVGVGKTLRYYPKDVELCAVDAVPEVIEIALEKARRLNLNACFEVADVEKLPFPDGSFDTVLSSFVFCTVPNPERGMREILRVLKPGGRAIFLEHTKSDSALLNYLFLLPLKLPLKLLLDDDPLRETHKLVSKHFEIEREERYYRGIVRLIVARKPQ
- a CDS encoding S16 family serine protease — encoded protein: MRKTYALAAVLLLIFSILPAVGAQCPCEGHTIVLKAPAVSRTPDGRLVGVATNFVITVAPGSGHVYLETWPLAEVDMQASARLATQIAGEVTGKDMSKYDVFIQVRADSPIIGGPSAGGTMTVGIIAALEGWKVRDDVMMTGMINPDGTIGPVGGILEKAAAAASVGAKLFLIPEGQRIQMVQESEEKNIGGIIQITTRTRKVDVAQYAKERWGLEVKEVSDIYDAVYYFTGHRLSKPQVPPNIRIDTAFLMDDAKKDYANTTAYYDLVLEKLKKSTVDYETYVTLKEALDQAKGILNSSKEALDEGMYYTALSKDFQARIIIRHVDWYMNVQSVQDVAELLNRVNAYINGTERYVSGMEIRGMTMLQAIAAAEERVEQAKDILQDAWKNFYNGDYWDAVGNAAYAYERADTARFWASLGERFAKGDAIERDELKDTARNYIDESSLIATYIESMYGDVVGSSLSDTIQKAEEYYDDGKYSAAIFTAMEARVRGEVFLDTLGIDNVTVLRDKLEQMKEAAKTAIGLAQMKGITPLLAMAYYEFAESYEKGNGIDDIQNAMIFYQYARESAGVFLLKINSSEVTWTNPMGSETVPSTTSSTKATGTKTPSTTSSTGVGITSVCGPGIIALFALLPLLRRRD
- a CDS encoding phosphoadenosine phosphosulfate reductase domain-containing protein gives rise to the protein MFTLIARARKDAKALQYINERNYGGFLKVESLGGGRTKEEVLENLERALEGPYIPLLLLGEKERDLMEELLPVLRESGKPFYARSLRTKRVRNMRVDELYSHIEEIKARFRLGFRWEEGYALDPQNPLGIELHPDYDVYLAVGEGFRTAMRELLGLELGENSLVLRKLMNRETYYSGPYAVAEVSKKLGFPTEILWRIPHSENVSLRRLIELNRDYIEAFAGASKEFLRQFEGGDVLVPWSGGKDSTAALILAREVFGDVTAVYVRMEYEMPLTDEYVERTARKIGVDLIRVDVPMPIEKYGMPTHSNRWCTRKKVEALYSVASQFEDPVLVLGDRDGESARRRLKPPVVERKTEFGTFLEVMPIKFWSGFMVQLFVLERGLELHPLYYEGFYRLGCTICPSLADWEIQLLKRREWRSSP